In Populus alba chromosome 1, ASM523922v2, whole genome shotgun sequence, a single window of DNA contains:
- the LOC118056921 gene encoding protein SAWADEE HOMEODOMAIN HOMOLOG 2, whose protein sequence is MGRPPSNGGPSFRFMQYEVTEMDAILQEHHNMMPAREVLVSLAEKFSESPERKGKIQVQMKQVWNWFQNRRYAIRAKSNKAPMKLNITPMPRDDSAAARSVPQQVAAPTPDAVPATTSASSAAGARRATSENSYMEFEAKSGRDGAWYDVGTFQSHRYLDKGDPEVLVRFAGFGPDEDEWLNVCKHVRQRSLPCEASECVAVLPGDLILCFQEGKDQALYFDAHVLDAQRRRHDVRGCRCRFLVRYDHDQSEEIVPLRKICRRPETDYRLLQLHAANDSAASDQQKTSVDPSIASTLRVAASATETMLQQQHNTGVAATVSQANVSQPAKTIIAEPKEAATLSAVDSGNPSFISTAVLASGMATSSGPGGSGENMQGIKL, encoded by the exons ATGGGTCGTCCTCCCAGTAATGGCGGTCCTTCTTTTCGCTTCATGCAATATGAG gtCACGGAGATGGACGCTATTTTGCAAGAACACCATAACATGATGCCAGCTCGTGAGGTTCTTGTATCTCTTGCAGAGAAGTTCAG TGAGTCTCCAGAGCGAAAAGGGAAGATTCAAGTGCAAATGAAACAA GTTTGGAATTGGTTCCAAAATAGACGGTATGCAATAAGGGCAAAATCAAATAAGGCCCCGATGAAGTTAAATATAACACCTATGCCTCGCGATGATTCAGCTGCTGCGAGGAGCGTGCCTCAACAAGTAGCTGCTCCTACACCTGATGCTGTGCCAGCCACTACATCTGCTTCTTCAG CTGCTGGTGCCAGAAGGGCAACTTCAGAAAACTCTTATATGGAATTTGAAGCCAAATCTGGTAGAGATGGTGCATG GTATGATGTAGGAACCTTCCAATCCCATAGATACTTGGACAAGGGGGATCCG GAAGTATTGGTTCGGTTTGCTGGTTTTGGACCTGATGAAGATGAGTGGCTTAATGTTTGCAAGCATGTCAGGCAGCGTTCTCTCCCTTGCGAAGCATCGGAATGTGTTGCAGTTCTTCCTGGAGACCTCATACTCTGTTTTCAG GAAGGCAAAGATCAGGCACTGTATTTTGATGCTCATGTTCTTGATGCACAAAGACGAAGACATGATGTAAGAGGTTGCCGTTGTAGGTTTTTGGTGCGTTATGATCATGACCAGTCTGAG GAAATTGTGCCACTAAGGAAGATTTGTCGGAGGCCTGAAACTGATTATAGGCTGCTACAACTTCATGCTGCAAATGACTCAGCAGCTTCTGACCAGCAGAAAACTAGTGTAGATCCCTCCATAGCAAGTACCCTGAGGGTTGCTGCTTCTGCCACAGAAACAATGCTGCAGCAGCAACATAACACAGGTGTAGCAGCTACGGTTTCCCAAGCCAATGTTTCTCAACCTGCCAAAACAATAATTGCGGAGCCAAAAGAGGCTGCAACCCTCAGTGCTGTCGATTCTGGAAATCCTAGTTTCATCTCCACTGCTGTGTTGGCGAGTGGAATGGCTACAAGTAGCGGCCCTGGTGGCTCTGGAGAGAACATGCAGGGAATTAAATTGTAG
- the LOC118056922 gene encoding uncharacterized protein: MQRVLSRRSHTFKTCDYEFFKSGFVRFIATSCRAVVLPRFGGPEMLQLRSDVEVPQLKPNEVLVRARAVSINPLDTRMRSGYGRSIFEPLLPLILGRDISGEVAAVGSSVRSFSVGEEVFGALHPTAVRGTYTDYAVLSEDELAPKPPSLTHVEASAIPFAALTAWRALKSTARITEGQRILVVGGGGAVGLAAIQLAAAASCHVTTTCGGQSIDRVREAGAEQVVDYTAEDIELAIKGKFDAVLDTIGVPETERIGIKFLKRGGHYMTLQGEAASLTDRYGLVAGLPIATAILLKKQIQYRYSHGIEYWWTYMRADSDGLDEIHRLSEAGKMKIPVEKTFPITQVREAHEAKDKKKIPGKVVLELD, translated from the exons ATGCAAAGAGTCTTGTCAAGAAGAAGCCACACCTTCAAGACTTGTGACTATGAATTCTTCAAGTCTGGTTTTGTTAGATTCATTGCCACCAGTTGCAGGGCTGTTGTTCTCCCCCGGTTCGGTGGACCCGAGATGCTACAGCTCCGGTCTGATGTTGAGGTCCCCCAGCTCAAACCCAACGAGGTCCTAGTTCGAGCACGAGCTGTTTCAATCAATCCACTTGATACTAGA ATGCGATCAGGTTATGGTCGTTCCATATTTGAACCACTTCTACCTCTCATTTTGGGTCGTGATATTAGCGGTGAAGTTGCAGCTGTTGGATCTTCTGTGCGGTCATTCAGTGTTGGAGAAGAAGTTTTTGGTGCGTTGCATCCAACTGCTGTGAGGGGTACTTATACTGACTATGCAGTTCTGTCGGAAGATGAACTTGCTCCAAAACCACCATCACTTACGCATGTG GAAGCAAGTGCCATTCCTTTTGCTGCACTTACTGCATGGCGTGCTCTAAAAAGCACTGCTAGGATAACTGAGGG GCAAAGGATTTTAGTAGTGGGTGGTGGTGGAGCAGTAGGTTTGGCTGCAATTCAGCTAGCAGCAGCTGCAAGTTGTCATGTTACAACTACTTGTGGTGGTCAAAGCATAGATCGAGTGCGGGAAGCAGGTGCTGAGCAGGTTGTTGATTATACTGCTGAG GACATTGAACTAGCAATTAAGGGGAAGTTTGATGCTGTCTTGGACACCATTGGTGTGCCAGAAACAGAAAGAATTGGCATCAAGTTTTTGAAGAGAGGGGGACACTATATGACGCTTCAG GGCGAGGCAGCATCCTTGACTGATAGGTATGGACTAGTTGCTGGGCTTCCTATCGCAACAGCTATTTTACTGAAAAAACAGATTCAATACCGATACTCACATGGAATAG AATACTGGTGGACTTACATGAGAGCTGATTCAGATGGTTTGGATGAGATCCACCGGCTATCTGAAGCTGGAAAAATGAAAATACCGGTGGAGAAAACATTTCCCATCACACAAGTAAGAGAGGCTCATGAGGCTAAAGACAAGAAGAAAATCCCTGGTAAAGTGGTGCTGGAACTTGATTGA